A stretch of Salvelinus alpinus chromosome 4, SLU_Salpinus.1, whole genome shotgun sequence DNA encodes these proteins:
- the bola1 gene encoding bolA-like protein 1, translating to MLPSILRCACPISTTLAFTRPLAHFRPHMAPDPNRPMEGAIRTKLTQQLEPEHLEVHNESHMHAVPPGSESHFRVLVVSPRFDGLSLLQRHRLVNETLAEELKTCVHALAIQAKTPLQWGSNPSIAKSPPCMGGSKGDHTVEEKLKAGRD from the coding sequence ATGCTGCCCAGTATTCTCCGCTGTGCCTGTCCAATCTCCACCACCCTCGCCTTCACCAGGCCCTTAGCCCACTTCAGACCCCACATGGCTCCTGATCCCAACCGGCCCATGGAGGGGGCCATACGGACCAAGCTCACCCAGCAGTTGGAGCCAGAACACCTGGAAGTCCACAATGAGAGCCACATGCACGCCGTGCCCCCTGGATCCGAGTCCCACTTCAGAGTCCTGGTGGTAAGCCCACGCTTCGACGGCCTCTCCCTGCTACAGCGCCACCGCCTTGTCAACGAGACCCTAGCCGAGGAGCTGAAGACCTGTGTCCACGCGCTGGCCATCCAGGCCAAGACACCCCTGCAGTGGGGCAGCAACCCCAGCATAGCCAAGAGCCCACCCTGCATGGGAGGATCCAAGGGGGACCACACGGTGGAGGAGAAACTCAAGGCTGGACGGGACTGA